The Thalassolituus oleivorans MIL-1 genome includes the window GATTGGTCGTCTGATTTTCACAAACTCTGAACATAACGATAATTTTGTCAGGGTTTATTAGGAGGTGGTATGAACGTTGAGTTTTTCCAAGAGCGCTATCCGGAAGGTTATCCAACCACGGTTAACGTTGATCAGCATGAATCAGTCGTCGAGATCTTTAATGGCTTCGTTAAGAAGTTTGCCGAGCGTCCAGCATTTTCATGCTTAGGCCAAGTACTGACCTATGCCGAGCTAGATGAAAAGAGTGCGGCTTTCGCAGCTTATTTACAAAATGAAACTACCTTGCAGGCCGGTGATCGAGTTGCGGTGCAACTGCCGAATATTTTGCAATATCCCGTTGTTGTGTTCGGCGCGATGCGCGCAGGTATGGTGGTTGTGAACACCAATCCACTCTACACCGAACGTGAAATGGAACACCAGTTCAACGACTCAGGCGCTAAAGCGCTGGTTGTACTGGCAAACATGGCGGATAAAGCTGCCCATGTAATTCCAAAAACGGGTATTAAGCACGTTATTGTTACCAATGTTGGTGACATGCACGGTGCCGTAAAACGCATTTTGATTAACAGCGTTTTGAAATACGTTAAAAAAGAAGTGCCGGATTTCAATATTCCCGGCGCTGTAGGTCTGCGCGCTGCGCTGAGTAAAGGTGCTGGTAAATCCTATACGCCAGTACATGTTGATGCAGAAGATGTAGCGGTGCTGCAATACACCGGTGGTACTACCGGCGTTGCTAAAGGTGCTATGTTAACTCATCGCAATCTGATGGCGAACATGCTGCAGTGTCATGGCATCTTCACTATGGTGTTGGAAGAAGGTCAAGAAACCATCATTGCTCCTCTGCCGCTTTACCATATTTACGCCTTTACAGTGCACTGTATGGTGTTGCTAGAGACGGGGAATCACTCAGTACTGATTCCTAACCCTCGTGATATTCCGGGCTTTATTAAAACTCTGCAAGGTCAACCATTCAGTGGCTTCGTTGGTTTGAACACCTTGTTTGTTGCGTTATGTGGACAAGAAGATTTCCGCAATATTGATTTCAGCAAGTTAAAGCTGACCATCTCTGGTGGTATGGCGTTAACAAAAGATGCTGCGGATCAATGGAAGAAAGTGACTGGTTGTGACATTGCTGAAGGCTTTGGTATGACAGAAACTTCTCCTGTGGTTTCGTTTAACCCTTATCACAACATCAAGCTAGGCACTATTGGTATGCCTGTTCCAGGGACTACCTGTAAGGTGATTGACGAAGAAGGTAATGAGTTACCAATCGGAGAACCTGGTGAGCTTTGTGTTAAAGGTCCGCAAGTTATGAAAGGTTACTGGCAGCGTCCAGAAGCCACTGCGGAAACTATTACTGAAGATGGTTGGCTTAAAACAGGCGATATGGCTGTGATTATGGAAGACGGTTATATGAAAATCGTTGACCGTAAGAAAGATATGATCATTGTTTCTGGCTTCAACGTTTATCCAAACGAAGTTGAAGAAGTGATTGTGGCGCATCCTGATATTGTTGAAGCAGCAGCGATTGGTATTCCTGATCCTAAGAGTTCTGAAGCGGTTAAAGTGTTCGTGGTTTCTAAAAATCCTGCGCTTACCGATAAAGACGTTATCGCTTTTGCTCGTGAAAACCTTACTGGCTATAAAGTCCCGCGTTTTGTTGAATTCCGCGATGAATTGCCAAAGACCAACGTTGGTAAGATTTTACGCCGTGAACTGCGCGATGCTGAACTCGCTAAGCACAAGTAAGTAAACTTAACCCTCTGGTTGGCGAGCGATGCTCGCTACGAGAGTGTTACAATGACGCCTCATATCACTTGATATGGGGCGTTTTTGTTTAATGGCATTTATAGAAAATGGTGAAGAGTACGCATGAAGCTTGATCTCCCTGAGTTGTACAAGGCTGTGGATCAGTGCCTGATTAAAGATCGTCATTCGTTGCGTCAGCAGGTGAAGCGCTTGGAAGCCTTATCGAAAGGTCGCGCAGCTGATGATGAAGCTACAAATGCCACCTTGATCAAGGATACCGAAAAGCTCATTGCTCGAATTCAGCGTAGCCAGCAAGTGGTTGCATCACGTTCACAGCCACTAGCATTAACCTATCCCGACCTACCTGTGAGTGAGCGCCGCGATGATATTTTGCAGGCAATTCAAAATCATCAGGTCGTTGTTATTGCTGGTGAAACGGGTTCGGGTAAAACCACACAGTTACCAAAGTTATGTATTGAAGCGGGATTGGGTCGCTTCGGGCGTATTGGCCATACTCAACCGCGTCGGTTGGCTGCGCGTGCAGTTGCACAACGCATCGCCGATGAATTGCAAACACCGCTTGGTCAGGCGGTAGGTTATCAAGTTCGATTTACCGATCAGAGCCAAGACGATAGCCGCATTAAAGTGATGACCGATGGTATCTTACTAGCCCAGACTCAAGGAGATCGTTTTCTTAATGAATACGATGTCATCATTATTGACGAGGCGCATGAGCGCAGTCTAAATATTGATTTTCTACTCGGTTATTTACATCAATTACTGCAAAAACGTCGTGATTTAAAGCTGGTTATTACGTCCGCTACTATTGATGTTGAGAGGTTTTCAAAACACTTTGATAATGCGCCGATTATTGAAGTATCGGGCCGTACTTTTCCTGTGGAAATGCGTTATCGGCCTTTGGTGCGCATCAGCGAAGACGAAGAAGATAGATCCTTGTTTGAAGGTGTTCGCGATGCTTTAGATGAATTACGCTTGGAAGACAGCAAAAACGGTCAGCCGGGTGATGTTTTAGTATTTCTGCCGGGTGAGCGTGAGATTCGGGAATGCACCGAATTTCTGCGTCGTAGCGATTTGCCTGCCACGGATATATTGCCACTTTATGCACGTTTGAGTGGCGCTGATCAACAACGAATTTTCAAGCCCCACGGCGGTCGTCGTGTTGTCCTGAGCACGAACGTAGCCGAGACCTCGTTAACGGTTCCGGGTATTAAATATGTTATTGATTCTGGCGTTGCCCGTATCAGTCGTTATAGCTATCGCAGTAAAGTTCAGCGTTTACCGGTTGAGGCGGTTTCTCAAGCCAGTGCGAATCAAAGGGCTGGTCGATGCGGGCGAACGTCTCCGGGGATTTGCATTCGTTTATATGAAGAACAAGATTTTATAGCTCGTTCGGAATTTACTGATCCAGAGATTCGTCGAACCAATTTAGCGTCTGTTATTTTACAAATGCTGGATTTGCGTTTAGGCGATATTCGCGATTTCCCCTTTGTTGATGCACCTGATGAGCGCTTTGTAAAAGACGGTTTTACTTTGTTGGCGGAGCTGGAAGCGGTTGATGCGAAAAAGCGTATCACGCCTCTCGGTCAACGAATGGCTCGCTTGCCATTAGACCCCCGTATTGCACGTTTATTAATGGAAGCCGATAAGCAGCAGTGCGTGCGCGAACTAACAATTATTGCTTCGGCTATGACGGTACAAGATCCGCGCGAGCGTCCACCAGAGAAGCAACAAGCAGCAGCTGAAAAACATAAACTCTGGGCGGATGACGACTCAGATTTTGTTGCCATGATTAATTTATGGAATGCCTACGAAGTTGAACGTCAAGCATTGACTCAAAATCAATTGCGTAAATGGTGTACTAAGCATTTTCTATCATTTATGCGCATGCGTGAGTGGCGTGATATTCACCGCCAGTTACATATTGTATGCAAGGAATTAGGTCTTAAAGAGCGAGACGAAAGCGCTAATTACGAAGCCGTACATAAAGCGCTATTGTCTGGCATGTTAAGTCAGATCGGTTTCAAGGCTGAGGGGCAAGAATATTTAGGCGCACGAAATCGTCGTTTCTTTTTATTCCCAGGTTCCAGTATTTATAAGAAGGCTCCTAAATGGGTAATGGCAGCAGAGATGGTTGAGACCTCTCGGCTCTATGCTCGAACGTTAGCCAAAATCGAACCTGAGTGGATCGAAGAGATAGGCAAGCCGTTATTAAAATATCAATATTTTGAGCCGCACTGGAGTACGCAACGTGGGCAAGTTTTGGCGTTTGAGCAAAGTACGTTATATGGCTTAATAGTTAATCCGAAAAAGCGGGTTAATTACGCGACTACCCATCCTGAAGAAGCGCGTGAAATTTTAATTACAGAAGGTTTAGTTGCTCAGCGATTAAAGAGTCGAGTGGGATTCTATCAAGATAATATCCGGCTATTGCGTGATGTGACTGAATATGAAGAAAAAGCTCGCCGGCGAGATTTAGTATTAGATGATGCCTATTTAGCAGATTTTTATCGTGCTCATTTACCGACTCATTTGTTTAGCGCTCGCGATATTGAGCGTTGGTATAACAAGGCCTCAAAAGTAGAGCAGAGTTCGGTTCAATTTACTCGAGATATGCTGTTAAGTCCGCAGGCATCGGGTATTGGTGTTGATGCCTATCCAGCTGAGTTGGAGTGGCAAGGGTTGGCATTTCCATTGTCTTATTCATTTGCACCGGGCGCCAGTGATGATGGTGTTACGCTAACAGTGCCTTTGGCGATGTTACGGCAAGTGCCTGAATCTCGTATTGAATGGCTCGTCCCCGGACTTGTCGCCAATAAAGTGATAGCCATCATTAAAGGCCTGCCGAAGAACATTCGTAAGCAATTTGTCCCTGTGCCAGACACTGCGACTGAGTTTCTCCGGCAAGCAAATCCTGATGCTGGCGGATTGTTTGTGCAATTACTTGAGTTTATTAATCGAACTTTAAGACCAAAAATTGAACTGGATGTTCTGCAAAACGGTCAGTTAGAAGCACACCTTCAAATGAACATTCGCATTGTGCAAGATGGAAAACAAGTAGAGCAGGGGCGCGATCTACGTGCCTTGATTGAGCGATTTGGTGACGCAGGCCAGGTTCAAATGCTCACCTTGAGTGATGACCGATATCAGCGTTCAGATATTCAGAAATGGGATTTCGGTTCATTACCGACGGCGACAGAAACTAAAATCAATGGTTTACCTGTTCGTGCTTTCCCTTGCCTAAAAGCAACTAAAAGCGGTGTCGAGCTGACGGTTGAAGCCGACTCGGATGCTGCCTTGCAATCACATCGTGAAGGTGTATTGCATTTGTTGCGGCAATCCTTGTCCCCTCAAGAACGAGATATTAAACAATTAATTCAAAAGTCAATGAAGCCTCATTGGTTGCTGGCTAAAGGATTGGGTAGTGAATCAGAGCTGGTAAATGATTTATTGTCGGCGGTATTTGCTCATATATTGTTACCTCAATCCGAACCGTTGCCGAGAAATGAAGACGAATTTAATCAACGTTTAGATCGCCGTGGTGAGTTGTGGGCCCACGCAGAAACCTTGATGGGATTGTTTGTGGAGTGGCTAAAAATTCGTCATCAAATACTGAAGCATATGCGCGGGGCTGTTTCACTAGACAAGGCAATGGCCTTCAGTGATGCAAAAGCACATTTAGAGCGGTTACTGGAGCGGGGCTTCATGCTAAAGGCTGATTGGCCTCGATTGAAATCATATAGTCGTTACTTGAAAGGGATAGAGTATCGCTTGGATAAATTGCAGGGTAATTTACCCAGAGATCGCCAATCTATGATTGAGTTTGAGTCAATTTATACGCCTTGGCGAGATTTGACTGAAAAGAATGATGCTGCGTTGCGTAGTACATTAGTCGAATTTGGCTGGTTGCTCGAGGAGTTGCGGATATCGTTATTCGCACAGCCGTTAGGTACTCAGGAGCCAGTTTCTCTTAAGCGCCTGCAAAAACGCTGGGCTGATATAGTGCAGGGTGGATAAGTCAAATATTTTATAGCGCACGCATCCAATATGTGATTAAAATCGTATCATTGGTTATCGTATGTTAACGATGCAATACTTGACTGCTAACTCACAAGGAATAATTTATGAACAAGTCTATCAAATCAGTAAGTGCAATTTTGGGTACCGCTTTTATCGCTGCTATCGCTCAAGCACCTGCGGCCAGTGCTGCTGAGAACCCATTTGCTTCTGCTGAATTGCAGTCTGGCTACAAACTTGCGGCTCATCATGAAGAAGGTAAGTGTGGCGCCAAGTCTGAAGCTGAAGGCAAGTGTGGTGCTAAGTCTGAAGGCGAAGGCAAGTGCGGCGAAGGCAAATGTGGCGCGGAAAAGAAAGCTGCACACGAAGGCAAGTGCGGCGCCAAGTCTGAAGGCGAAGGCAAATGTGGCGCAGAAAAGAAAGCTGCCCATGAAGGTAAGTGTGGCGAAGGTAAGTGCGGCGCTAAGCAGTAATTATGGATAAGTCTGCGTTTAATCGTCATGTTCAAGGTGCTGGGCTTGGGTTGAGAAGGGGGTTAATGGCTCCCTTGTCCGAGCATGAGCATTTGCCGGTTGATTTTATGGAGATTGCTCCAGAAAATTGGATTGGGTTGGGTGGACGATTAGCGCATTCGTTAAGAAGTTATACCGAACGGTATGACTTCTTATGCCATGGTTTGTCGCTTTCTATTGGTAGTCCAGCGCCGTTAGACCTTAATTTTGTTCGTCAGGTAAAACGCTTTTTAGATGAGCATGGTGTTTTGGCTTACAGCGAGCATCTGAGTTACTGCGGTGATGAGGGGCATCTATACGATTTGCTTCCGATTCCATTTACTGATGACGCCGTAAACTATGTGGCTGATCGTATTAGTCAGGTGCAAGATATTCTTGGCCAGAGATTAATTATCGAAAATGTGTCTGCTTATGCTGAGCCCGGTAAGGCGATGGAGGAAGCTGAGTTTGTGGCTGCTGTGCTTAATAAAGCGGACTGTGATTTGCTGTTGGATGTGAATAATGTTTACGTGAATAGTATTAATCATGGTTCTGATGCATTGGCATTTATCAAGGCGATGCCAACCGAGCGTATTCGATATTTACACGTTGCGGGGCATTTTGATGAAGCGCCGGATTTACTCATCGATACTCATGGCGATGCGGTAAAGGATATTGTCTGGGATCTATTAAAGCAGACGTATGAAATACATGGCGTGTTACCGACCTTGCTTGAACGCGATTTTAACTTTCCTGCCGTTGAAGACTTATTTGCGGAGTTAGAGCAAATTCGCTCTCTGCAACACGATGTTGAGAATCAAGGGAAGTCTAGAACGAATGTCCTCCATACCGTTTAAAAGTATTCAGTATCAATTTACGCGGTATATTCGTAGCCGTGGTGAGCAGCCAGTTGAAACGGAAATAGTTGGCGATATTGAACCGCGTCGGCTGAAAATTTATCGCGATTTATTCTTTAACAATGTCTGTGGATTTCTCGACTCTACCTTTCCTGTATGCGCAGAAATTCTTGGCGAGCA containing:
- a CDS encoding long-chain-fatty-acid--CoA ligase, with protein sequence MNVEFFQERYPEGYPTTVNVDQHESVVEIFNGFVKKFAERPAFSCLGQVLTYAELDEKSAAFAAYLQNETTLQAGDRVAVQLPNILQYPVVVFGAMRAGMVVVNTNPLYTEREMEHQFNDSGAKALVVLANMADKAAHVIPKTGIKHVIVTNVGDMHGAVKRILINSVLKYVKKEVPDFNIPGAVGLRAALSKGAGKSYTPVHVDAEDVAVLQYTGGTTGVAKGAMLTHRNLMANMLQCHGIFTMVLEEGQETIIAPLPLYHIYAFTVHCMVLLETGNHSVLIPNPRDIPGFIKTLQGQPFSGFVGLNTLFVALCGQEDFRNIDFSKLKLTISGGMALTKDAADQWKKVTGCDIAEGFGMTETSPVVSFNPYHNIKLGTIGMPVPGTTCKVIDEEGNELPIGEPGELCVKGPQVMKGYWQRPEATAETITEDGWLKTGDMAVIMEDGYMKIVDRKKDMIIVSGFNVYPNEVEEVIVAHPDIVEAAAIGIPDPKSSEAVKVFVVSKNPALTDKDVIAFARENLTGYKVPRFVEFRDELPKTNVGKILRRELRDAELAKHK
- the hrpA gene encoding ATP-dependent RNA helicase HrpA, yielding MKLDLPELYKAVDQCLIKDRHSLRQQVKRLEALSKGRAADDEATNATLIKDTEKLIARIQRSQQVVASRSQPLALTYPDLPVSERRDDILQAIQNHQVVVIAGETGSGKTTQLPKLCIEAGLGRFGRIGHTQPRRLAARAVAQRIADELQTPLGQAVGYQVRFTDQSQDDSRIKVMTDGILLAQTQGDRFLNEYDVIIIDEAHERSLNIDFLLGYLHQLLQKRRDLKLVITSATIDVERFSKHFDNAPIIEVSGRTFPVEMRYRPLVRISEDEEDRSLFEGVRDALDELRLEDSKNGQPGDVLVFLPGEREIRECTEFLRRSDLPATDILPLYARLSGADQQRIFKPHGGRRVVLSTNVAETSLTVPGIKYVIDSGVARISRYSYRSKVQRLPVEAVSQASANQRAGRCGRTSPGICIRLYEEQDFIARSEFTDPEIRRTNLASVILQMLDLRLGDIRDFPFVDAPDERFVKDGFTLLAELEAVDAKKRITPLGQRMARLPLDPRIARLLMEADKQQCVRELTIIASAMTVQDPRERPPEKQQAAAEKHKLWADDDSDFVAMINLWNAYEVERQALTQNQLRKWCTKHFLSFMRMREWRDIHRQLHIVCKELGLKERDESANYEAVHKALLSGMLSQIGFKAEGQEYLGARNRRFFLFPGSSIYKKAPKWVMAAEMVETSRLYARTLAKIEPEWIEEIGKPLLKYQYFEPHWSTQRGQVLAFEQSTLYGLIVNPKKRVNYATTHPEEAREILITEGLVAQRLKSRVGFYQDNIRLLRDVTEYEEKARRRDLVLDDAYLADFYRAHLPTHLFSARDIERWYNKASKVEQSSVQFTRDMLLSPQASGIGVDAYPAELEWQGLAFPLSYSFAPGASDDGVTLTVPLAMLRQVPESRIEWLVPGLVANKVIAIIKGLPKNIRKQFVPVPDTATEFLRQANPDAGGLFVQLLEFINRTLRPKIELDVLQNGQLEAHLQMNIRIVQDGKQVEQGRDLRALIERFGDAGQVQMLTLSDDRYQRSDIQKWDFGSLPTATETKINGLPVRAFPCLKATKSGVELTVEADSDAALQSHREGVLHLLRQSLSPQERDIKQLIQKSMKPHWLLAKGLGSESELVNDLLSAVFAHILLPQSEPLPRNEDEFNQRLDRRGELWAHAETLMGLFVEWLKIRHQILKHMRGAVSLDKAMAFSDAKAHLERLLERGFMLKADWPRLKSYSRYLKGIEYRLDKLQGNLPRDRQSMIEFESIYTPWRDLTEKNDAALRSTLVEFGWLLEELRISLFAQPLGTQEPVSLKRLQKRWADIVQGG
- a CDS encoding DUF692 domain-containing protein, whose translation is MDKSAFNRHVQGAGLGLRRGLMAPLSEHEHLPVDFMEIAPENWIGLGGRLAHSLRSYTERYDFLCHGLSLSIGSPAPLDLNFVRQVKRFLDEHGVLAYSEHLSYCGDEGHLYDLLPIPFTDDAVNYVADRISQVQDILGQRLIIENVSAYAEPGKAMEEAEFVAAVLNKADCDLLLDVNNVYVNSINHGSDALAFIKAMPTERIRYLHVAGHFDEAPDLLIDTHGDAVKDIVWDLLKQTYEIHGVLPTLLERDFNFPAVEDLFAELEQIRSLQHDVENQGKSRTNVLHTV